GAGAGGGCACCATATTGATATGACTTGGTCACAATTGTAAGTGTTGTAGAAAACACAGGTAGGAAAGACAATGGTTTATGCATCTTGCCTGAATCTCTCCACATTATACTTATGGTTGATAATATATATCCTATTGcttgtggtttttattatttggttACTTTTGTCTGctctatttatttctgtgttttttttttctttttaaagattttatttatgtatttatttgacagacagagatcacaggtaggcagagaggcaggcagagagagagagaagaggaagcaggctccccactgagcagagagcctgatgcggggcttgatcccaggatcctgggatcatgacccgagctgaaggcagaggctttaacccactgagccacccaggtgcccctatttatgttttaaatcagGTGGAACTCATCATCCTAATTTAATCACAATGTGTTCTGTGAGAGAATGAAAGGTATTCAccataatggctaaaatttacgAATTTGGGGAGCTCACTACAAAATGGCACCCTAAGTCTTTAACTCagagaaatgtaatttttaatttttatgtgtcatggtgattcatttttctgttttttgatttAAAATGGCTAATCACTCATGATTTCATCAAGCAAAACTCACCACatgataaaataaatcttatttctatttcctttatctTGCTTGCTCATACAGAATTGAATAATATAATTAGCACACAAATACTGCAAGACAAATCATTTAAATACTATTTGATTCACAGCATCATTAGTGATTCAACACAgcacaatttattttctttaattaaacatATCAATCCCAGGGGATTGGATGGTTTGAAAGAATGTTATTGGCagttgatttatttatctgttgttCAGTTTGTTGACTTACTCATTTATTACCTCCAGGTCACTGAGCCTGATCAAATTATAGTGGGAAGTTAATATTGTTCAATGGGAGTCTCCTGATTTGCATGAGTGACCTGGTTACACCAATACTGTTCTTTCACATAAGGTATAAACATTAATATCAGTAATGTGAATACTTGCATTGAGACATTACTTCAGGCTAGTCCATTAAATGAAATTTCAACATCATCTTTAAGCATATCACCCTTCCCAAGCTGATGAGAATATGTTGGCTATAGATGAAAAAGTCTTCCTGCATTTCTGGGGTGATGTAGAAAGAAATTGTAAAGTATGATTAATGTGCCCCTTTTAACCTTATCTTCCCAAGCCATTTTCTACCTTTGGGATCACTCGAGCAATTCCCATTACAGTTTATTCTGGTTTAAAGCAAAATCatcatacatatttttctatttatttatgtactctCTCCTCAGCTTCTTGATATGTACAGATATATTTCTTGTGTATGTACAAGTAAtacataataatgataaaaaaatctaaaaggaaaGGCAGTAAAAGGGTATTAATAAGGTCCTTGAAATACAATGAAACATAGTTGCTAGTTGGTCACAGTTAATGTTTAGGGCAGATATAAAGCATCTAGCTACTTATTTACTTAGTAATaccatttatatttagaaaaatacgATCTCCAACGTCTAGAATAGGGCTTATGTGTagtataaattaatgaatatttgtCAATATAATTCATTATATATGGGCATACctttaaatatacattattacAAAATCTATATCtgtattatacttttttttctaaataggctttataattttaaaagcaataatatATTGAGGTAAtcttataattttacatatattaatacaAGGCTTGATAATTATCCCCATCTCTGACAGAGGCTAATATCTGCTCCTTCAGAGTTAAAGGAATTTCCAGCTAGATTTAACTGATGAAAAGATaactatgttttcttttccttttctttttctttttttttttttaagattttatttatttatctgagagagacagagatagggagagagcacaagtaggaaggagagggagaagcacgctccctgctgagtagggagccagatgcaaggctctatcccaggactctaagatcattacctgagcagaaggaagatgcttaaccagctgagccatccaggcatcccgaCTATGTTGTTTTCATCACAGTTTTGGAGAGGGACAGACAAGTAGGTTTTTCTAAACTCTAAAACAATTTAACAGATAGAACTTTCTGATTTGCTGAAAGCAGTTTGTATGCCCACTGGTCCAGTGATATATGGCTTCATAATAGACTAAGCAACATGATTTTTGTTTCTCTCAGTTAAATGTGTCAGGAATTCAGGTAAGACATGGTTGGACAATTCACTTGCTTACCTGAGATGAACTGGGATAACATGGGGGGGTTGAGCTGGTCTAGAGTATCCCAGATGGTTTTACTTTCATGTGTGGTATTTTAGAGGGGGCAGCTGGAAGAGAGGGCTCAGCAGCTCCTTTCCTCCTCACCATGTGATCTCTCTAGCAGAGTAGTCAGTCTGATGTGTTGGCTCAGGATGTCACAAGACCAAAGTAGAAGGTAGGAGTCCTTTCAATTCTAAGCACCAAACTGGAGTGGCATCATTTCTATTATGCTCTGCTGGTCAAAGCAATCGTAGGTCAGTTCAGATTTAAGAAGAGAGGCCCTTCACCCCATCTATTGGTGGTCTAATTTTCAACCATCTTTAGTTGCCACAATGAAAATAACCATAtcccatatttttgttttctacaaaagaaaaaaatatagaaaaggtaCTTGAAATGATGTATATAGGACATTAATGtctcaatttttaaatactttcatcTAACACAAAGTatgaaaataaattggatttaaaaagagaaaggcaacCTTATATTTGCTCTTCCCCCATAAACAAATCTTTGGTGGGGTGCGGAAAAAACCTACAGTAGTTTAATTCATGCATGTTAATTATAAAACAGGGTAAAGAGCAACACATTATTCCTAATTAGGTTAtagcttttttactttttttttcttttttgcattaaCTGAATCTCCAAGGTATGAGACTTTTCAGTAACTAAAATAAGAGAATCCTATTTCTAGTTATCTTATTTTCTACTGATTTTGTTATACAtttgagaatataaataaaaggagTAACCATCTATTGATAAGGAGATCTTATATGTTTTAGTTTGGCTGCAATTTAATTTCCTCTGCTCTTGAATTTCGGTAACCTTCTGCaacattcattttatatttagagtgtcttttttcttcttttttttgaaccaatttaaagtctatttttgagAAGCTCCTGAGAATATTTGAAAAGCTATCTTCTTAATCTTATTGGATTTCAACTTTTGATTGTGTATACCTGAAAAATGGGCCTCGAAGCCTAGCCTGGCACTAACTGACATTTCATTATTATATCAGTGAAGATGCTTCAGTGTTAAGAAGTCCCCAGGAAATGTAGTgatagttctttatatttttgaaaatttcatgAGTGAAAGCTTTAAAGATTCTCACTTCTGATTTCATTGAGAGGCTTAAAAAATGCTGGACAGttataatacatattttccattttgatttttcccCTAATTGTTACAGGCAGCAGAATCTTTACCAAATGCCTTCTTcagctttttttcctccttcttgtcCATTTCCGATTCTAATCTTTAATCCTAATACATTCATTTTTAAGTTCATTGGCTGTCATATGTCTCTTTTGTCTGTAACCTGACAActcttctttttgattttaatCATGGTGCATTTGGAGAAATTCTGGTAGAGATGAGGATCACGAAGGAGAGATCTGACCTAGGTTTCACAAAAAGGAAAGCCATGTTTTAGTGAGATGTGGTGACATGTAATGATGTGATGTGATGGTAtagaacaaaggaaacaaaatgcatTTGTTGCTGTGTAGCCCCCAAATACCTAATATTGCCTTAAAGAGGTACACATTGGCCACAATCTCTTCCTGTTCTCAGTGCGTCTGTTGTGGCTTCTAGCTGGGACCGCAGTGGCGGTGAAGATGGCATCTACCAGCCGCTTGGATGCTCTTCCAAGAGTCATGTGTCCAAACCATCCAGATGCAATTTTAGTGGAGGATTACAGAGCTGGTGATATGATCTGTCCAGAATGTGGCCTCGTTGTAGGTAACCGGGTCATCGATGTGGGGTCTGAATGGAGAACTTTCAGCAATGATAATGCAACAAAAGATCCATCCCGAGTTGGAGACTCTCAGAATCCTCTTCTGAGTGATGGAGATTTGTCTACTATGATTGGCAAGGGTACAGGAGCTGCAAGTTTTGATGAATTTGGCAATTCTAAGTACCAAAATCGGAGAACAATGAGCAGTTCTGATCGTGCAATGAtgaatgctttcaaagaaatcaCTACTATGGCAGACAGAATCAACCTCCTTCGGAATATAGTTGATCGaacaaataatttattcaagCAAGTGTATGAACAGAAGAGCCTGAAGGGCAGAGCTAATGATGCTATAGCCTCCGCTTGTCTCTATATCGCCTGTAGACAAGAAGGGGTTCCTAggacatttaaagaaatatgcGCTGTGTCACGAATTTCTAAGAAAGAAATTGGtagattttttaaacttattttgaaGGCTTTAGAGACCAGCGTGGATTTGATTACAACTGGGGACTTCATGTCCAGGTTTTGTTCCAACCTTTGTCTCCCTAAACAAGCGCAGATGGCAGCTACACATATAGCCCATAAAGTTGTGGGACTGGACTTGGTTCCTGAAAGGAGCCTGATTTCTGTGGTGGCAGCAGCCATTTACATGGCTTCACAAGCATCAGCTGAGAAGAGGACCCAAAAAGAAATTGGAGATATTGCTGGTGTTGCTGATGTTACAATCAGACAGTCCTACAGGCTAATCTATCCTCGAGCCCCAGATCTGTTTCCTACAGACTTCAAATTTGACACCCCTGTGGACAAACTACCACAGCTGTAAACTGAGGCAGCTAATGTCAAACTCTTCTCAGCACTGAACTTGGCCTGTTGTACATAGCCTATACCAAGTGCTGGATTGAGCCTCTCtttaataaggaaaaacaaaagacatgGTACGCATTCCAGGGCTAAATATTAATTGCTTGGCATTCTGTATGTATATACTAGTAAAacatatttaatgatttaaaaaaaaagaggtacacATTGAAGctatgaaaattaaaagcagtgaaaggaaagacaaaaaatatatagtaaaaaaatgaatatagggCAAAAATATAAGAAACTGATTTTCATGCACAAAGCAACTATATAGTTCATGCTTACATTTTAGGTATGTACCCAGGAGTACTTCAGGCCAAATAATGGGTGTTCTGTCTACTCAATATCCTGATCCTAGTTATTGTCACTGTGAAAGCAGATGCctcctcaggggaaaaaaaaaatactggaatcAAGAATAGTTTATTATGTAGTAGAAAAGTCCATTTTAAATCATAAGATTGAAGATGCATAATAAatagtttccttccttctattgtGACAACTATGTCCATTTCCCACCCTCTACTTCATATGGGAGAAAAAATTTCCATAGCTGATAgagaacataaaaataagaaattaaatattttttttaatttttttcaatttgagGATTTGTCTAAAGAGGAGCTATGAATGAACTGAGGGCATAAACATTAGTCACCAAATTACTTAAAGATTTCAAGACCATTGAGAAACATGAATCATACTGTTAAAGTCACTCAGAAGAGATTATCTGCAGAATAATGCCTGGCCACAGAAGGATTTTCAAATCTTCTATCAGATACAGGCACTGAAAAATATATCTATGATTCTGTGGGAATGACCTTCTATATTATAGCCTCATTGACATTTGGAGATTCTATTTCTACTCTAACTGGCCAAAAAAATCCactacagcagcaataggaaattcAAATATTTGAGCAAAGTAAGGTATATGGTAGTATGTGTGCTCTCATCAAACAAAAAATCAGATTAATGAGGAAGTTTGATAAGAGTCAAAGTTCACAactgtttaatattttttgcatgtGAAATTAGTCAGTTCATCATTAATCATGTTTAGttgtatctgattttttttctgtagctttAATATGCCAGTTTTATTACAGTAGCTGTTCTCAGGAGGTTTATAACAATGATCACAGCTCTGTTAATTATTCTACATATTTTGGGATTGTTTCAAAgtcaatgtaattttttttctttttaagcaaggTTATCAGTAGGGAAAAAGAAGAGATCATGTGTTTAAATGGCTTCCAttatgttaagaaaatgtaatttaatgtAATGTGTATTAGATTtggttattttaataattatagagttcatatttattattttacaagtAGAAAATTCTTCATAtgtattgatcttttctatttcttccacttCATTTGGACAAGAGAAAAAAGTCCTTAATACAATTTTTGTTCTTCAACCTTTCAAGGAGTGAGTCTCAACAAAGGCATCCATAAAATCCACTTCAAACTTCTGATATTATGGAAATGCAGTTTTGAGAGTGCTGGATTATCCTCTTCAGAGTAATTTATGACCGAATAATGATTTTGAGATATTTATAGGgagatgagaaatttaaaaaaaaaatcagttatgtaTTTGGTGAAAAGTATTTCTCAAAATTGTAAGACAGTCCTAAAATCCTCAGTGATCTTCTCACTAGCCATCAAAGTTAAACTATGATAGAACAAAAGAATGCTGTCCAGGCCAGAGCTCCTGCTGTGGACCGACTAGTGTGCATGATGAAGAATTGAACCAGACAGTGCGCAAGGGTTAAATCAAATGTTTAGACTGGAATAACATGATCGTGGTGGTGATCAGTGGAAAGTCAAAGGAATCAGTTATGTTATTGTTGACAGAACAGAATCTCTAGGCCAATTATGAGGGAGGCAGAATGTTTTAGGAAGTAAGAGCAAAGAGCTCTCCTTAGAAGTTAAGGTATGTAAACAGGACTTGCTAAAAGCATTTTCTTATGTCACTCTCTGATTTATATCTGAGTTGTTATTCTGTCAGTTTGTTCATTTTAGGTTTAATGGTCTTCTGTGTACTTTCCTTGAGGGCTAAAAGttattgtcatatatatataaacaaaagaaaaacaggcttAGAAAAGTTTAATTCCACAGAGGCCAGATCACTGCTATGGATCTCAGATCAGAATTATGGGTTCTTAGATCAATTTCTTCTTCATGATATTGATTCCTAATTTTCTTCTGTATTGATGGGATTTTCTGTTTCCTAATGTTTATAGCTGTACCATGATGAATCATTAAGAGTGAaacaatatatagaaatatatagaaacataCTTTCCTCCGTTTCCTTGCAAACTATGAGATAGATATGCAAGGCCCACTAGGTATGCAgttttaaagaaactaaaaactgCTACTATATTCCCAATGACATCATAGATGAGTCTTTATGTTCCCTTCAGTGATTCTCATTTAGGAAAAATTTTAGTGTCTCTAAAGGGATTTGTTTTGCACCTGCTGAATGAGAATATAGATGTGACTGACTTTAAGCAAATTCAACATATAAAAAGTTTACAAGCTAGTAAATTAAGGAATGTTTACTCAATATCCAGTGATTCTCCATATGATTGACAAGTATCTGCCACTTGAATGACCAGACTCATGTTGAATGTGTGAGAAACTCtaatgcatttaaatatttaataatgactCACACGCATCACAGAACTTCtgtacttctttatttatttttaaattgttcactTATATGTGGTTTTGATTCTGGTGATCAAGGCAGAGAGAAATAGGAAAGGTTGGGcattttaagaagtttttcttctatatcagaataaaaatacataaaatatttaaaaattagaattaagaaCAACACATATTAAATATAGctagtgaggggtgcctgggtggctcagtgggttaacgcctctggcttcagctcaggtcatgatcccggggtcctgggatcgagccccgcgtctgactctctgctcagtggggagcctgcttcttcctctctctctctgcctgcctctctgcctacttgtgatctctgtctgtcaaataaataaataaaatcataaataaataaatatagctaatgaaagaaatgaatgaaatattctctcgtctggtttttatttatttatttattatttatttatttattgaagatattttatttatttgacagagagagagagaaagaccatcaGAAAGGGActataagcagggggaatgggaaaggaagaagcacattccccgcaaagcagggagccctaccccaggcttgatcccaagttcctgggatcatgacgtgagctgaaggcagacacttaacaattgagccacctaggctcccctcgAGTCtggcttttaatatttaaaagtgaTTTCTCAAATTTCAGTCCATAATAAATCTTTAGGAAATTCTCATTACTAATAGGGACATGTACCTACATGCATATAATTCATTTACAATTCCAGAGTGATGCCAGCTTATAGTTAAAGGTTATAAAAATGTACACTAATGTTAAGTCTATACTtggcaaattttatttataatactttaCATAGATATCTGTgaaatgctttatatttttcttgaaattttttaagactttgcaACTGTTAAGTCTGTGAAAAAGGACAattgttacttattttactttgaaagattaaaaaaagaggcATGAAGCCTTTCAGTGACTTATCTACCactctaaaatctaaaaaaaaaaaaaaaaaaaaaaaaagctccctcCAGAGATTTTACATGTAAGTATTTGTGTTCACTAAGATGATTTATGTACTCAActcattaaagtattttaaaaggatcCTCAGCAAGGTGAGCATTAGACAAGGAAATTAATTCAGTGCTGAGAATATAAATAGAATACtgtaatcataaaaaataatagaaatcagTGCTTTCTTATCCAACATAAActcctttcaaaaaagaaatcaaccagcttttgtaattacatttttattgtgtttttttatttatactaTATTCCTCTGGTAGGTAGCTTGCAATTACAGACACCTCTACcttatgtatttaaattaaagTCAAATGGACCCAAACtcccaggatttttttcttttgttcagtaatgaaacaacaacaaaaaagattaaaTCTGGCTcttgaggaaaaattaaaatcaatggGCAGAAATATTGCTGTATTTCAATAGATTcattaaaggaaaagataaaagatcttttgttttttggggcacctggttggctcagtgggttaagcctctgccttcaactcaggtcatgatctcagggtcctgggattgagccccgcatcaggctctctgctcagcagggagcctgcttcctcctctctctctctgcctgcctctctgcctacttgtgatctctgtctgtcaaataaataaaatcttaaaaaaaaaaagatcttttgttttttgctagacactgtgctaagtgttttATAAATACTGTCACATTTCATGAAGACAATCTTGTGAAAAGTAGATATACTTTTTCAAACTGATAATTTTGCTAGTATCAGAAATTCCAACACAAGGGGACTTAGAACAAAAGGTTCTTTAATAGCTCTCAAATGCAGAATGTCCAGAGGTAAAGAGAGCTTCAAGAAGGTAGAACCAATGGTGCAAGAGCTCCCTAAGGATGTCGTCTTTTTGTTCTCTCATCCCTGGACTCCATATCACTGGCATCGTGCTAAAACAGTTCTGTGTGGAAGGGCATTGGTAACAACACCTAGTGCTATAGGGTTCTTTGTCTATggccagagaaagaaatatattctttGTCCCAATATCGCATGTGTTCTTAAATTGATTCTATCTGGATTGGCTTGAGTTACAAATGCTCTCCTGACTCCATTTTGGCCAGAAAGATGAAAAGTGATCATTGGTTAAGTCATTAATTGTCcacactaggggtgcctgggtggctcagtgggttaaagcctctgccttcagctcagatcatgatcccagggtcatgggatcgagccccgcatcgggctctctgctcagaagtgagcctgcttccccccatctctctctctctctctccctacccctcttccttacttgtgatctctgtctgttaaataaataaataaaatcttaaaaaaaaaaaaaaaaagaaagaaaaagaaaattgtccACACTAGGCTGTTTGGGAAATAGGTAGTTATCCAAATGAAATCTGTGTGTTGTTAGATGAGGACACTTAGAAAATACTGTTTATATTGGTTGATAAGGAACATCCACTAGAATGTTAggatctctatttttttttttttttaaagattttgttcatttgagagagaatacaaccaaggggaggggtagagggagagaaagaagcaggttccccactgagcagggagccccacacagggatccaacccaggaccccgagatcatgacttaagctgaaagcagatgcttagctgactgagctacccaggtgcccaagagctCTCTAATAAATGCGGAAACAAAGATTTCAAGAAATcaaacaacttaaaaatgtttgtctggagttcaaggcaactctgcaCTTGAAGTTTTTCATAACTTTAGTTCTGTAACTTTCAGCCCCATAAAGGAGACTGGATTTTATACATTGCCATGAGTAAGTACATCCCACACTATATGTATTTGGTTTGTCTATTCTACCTTTGTTGGATTTATTAAGCAACTTTGTATATGTCAGGTAGCtatctttgaaaaatcaaaaaagtttgtaatttcagggttttttggtgaaaaatagactactttaggaaaaaatatatatatatacctacatTATAAAATGGATTGTATTTAGGTTATCCTATTAAGgacaaatttatatttatattaacatggTGGCTGTTCTCCAAAGACATTGTCTAACAATTACTCTCATTTCTTGATGTGAGGTGTAGTATGAGCCTAAAAAGCTGAAACTTACTTAACTTCCCCTTGAATTAGAGCTAGCCTTTGGACTGGCTTCAACCAACAGCCTATGACAGAAGTGACATTCTAGAAACTCGGGCTTTAAGGTGACTGGCCATTTTCACTTTCTAGAAGCCACAGCACGAGGAAGCCCAAGCCTAGAAGGTGGTCATATGGAGAACTAACTTGCTCTCATTGTCAGTCCCATGCCATCCCTACCAGCCGCCAGGACCAGCCCATGCAGTGAACCGTCTTTAACATTTCAGGGCAATTTAAGACTGGACTGATGGCCTGGCATTCCATGGCTATCTGACCTTTACCCAGTCAATATCACATGGAGCAGAGAAACTGCAGGCTGAGCCAAATCACATCAGATTGGTGAAAAATGAGAACAATTTCAAGTTCCTATGTTTTGTTGTGGTTTGTCATGCAATAATAGGTATTATGTATGATGCAAGATAGTCAATATATGTGATATGGTTCTTAAATTAATTTGTAATCCCTGCTCATTATaccattggtttaaaaaaaaaaaaagacaaactttgACTCTGTCTGaactgtattcttttttcctaGGTATATTTTCTGCTTCCTACCATGTCAATCCACACCCTAATTTGGTCTGTACTACCTAGCTCCAGAAGTAGTATATTAGAAGTTTAGAAAATTCTCAATCTTTCTTCAAACTGagaaaattcagaatttaaaggaaaaatatatttgtattattgtATTTATAGCAATTGCTATCTCTTTTAATAATTGGACAGATTCATGAAAACCTGCATTTAAGGGAAAACCCAGTGTCTATCAAAATCTGCTTGGTAAAATCACCTGCAGCTATTGCTtagaactattatttttttattttattcagggtTGGGTTTTTCTTCTGATTGAAAGTTTACAGACCTTCTTGACATACGAGGTTAAGAGATGAGATTCTGAGGCATGAATCATTTTAATGACATTCTtttgaactagaaaaaaattttgattgTTACTTTTTATATAATCCTATAAACCTTCCCCTCCCATCCTTCACTACTCTGTTTCCAGGAATTTTGTTTATTATCATGTTATATCCATTTTTGTGGGGACTATACTTGTATAAAgcacattcttaaaatttttgactAAATGGATTAATGTCAGGCAATTAATTATAGGTTATATGATTCTActttttttgaatatttcatttttctgacctGAGCAAAGCCAATAAAGAGACCAGAACTGAATTAGGAGAGAAGACATTACACATGATAGTTTGAAAGACATTAGCAGTGGCTTACATGGGATTTACCATTTTTAGTATTCAATGTGTCTTTAACATAATGTACAATCTGTAGTGCACCATAAAAATCCAAGTCATATTTTCTCTGTAAGCTTGTCCATTACATGgacaaataacttttaaaaagaaatttactaTAGACAAGTTTGATTACAATGAATATGTCTTTctttcacagactaacttttcAATAGATGTATGCTCTATCGTATCCTACTATAATATCCATCCCACTTACAGGCAGAACAAAATTTTAGATTCTCATTAAGAACCTCTAAACCTATTTAAAGCTCATTTACTAATCATTGTATTAAACAAGTTTTTATATTAtcaaatactcaacatcacttggcatcagagaaataaaaatcaaaatcacaaagagaTACAACCTTACACTGCCCAAAAGGGCTGAAATTAAACtctggaaacaacagatgcttgtgaggatgtggagaaaggggagcccttttACACTActggttggaatgcaaactggtatagccattctggaaagcaaaatggaggttcctcaaaaaattaaaaacagaattactctatgacctagcaattgtgCTACTAGGTATTCATCCAAAAGATACACATATAGTGATTCAAAAGAGCACCTGAACttatagtcaaactatggaaagagcccagatattcatcagcagatgaatgaataaagaaaatgtatatacatacaatgtatattgtacatacaatgggatattactcagtcatcaaaaaatgaaatcttgccatttgcaatgatgtggatggaactagagggtattatgctaagtgaaataagtcagaaaaagacacataccatatgatttcactcatatgtggaatttaagaaacaaaacagatgatcattggggaagggaaggataaataagataaaacaaaaggAGGTAAACTATAACAGACTTAAGTATAGGGAACAAacggggttgctggagggaaggtgggtgtggGAAGGGTttttgggtgatgggtattaaggagagcacttgatgtaataagcactgggtgttatatgcaactgatgaatcactacattctatctttgaaactaataatacactatatgttaactaaactgaattcatataattcatataaaatattttaaaattgcgTATGGTCAATAACAGATACCTTCAACAAATGTAGAACATTCTAAATGTCATTGAATTTTATCTAAAGTCCCCTCCTGCAGCATGGCACTTAAGGAGGTGTCCAAAAATTCAGCACTCAAAATAATAGTTTAATAAGgcactttaaaaaatgacaacGAATGCACAAAGTCCATGATGAACAAAATCTTAAGCATTTAAAAAGGGGG
The genomic region above belongs to Neovison vison isolate M4711 chromosome 7, ASM_NN_V1, whole genome shotgun sequence and contains:
- the LOC122914309 gene encoding transcription initiation factor IIB-like, producing the protein MASTSRLDALPRVMCPNHPDAILVEDYRAGDMICPECGLVVGNRVIDVGSEWRTFSNDNATKDPSRVGDSQNPLLSDGDLSTMIGKGTGAASFDEFGNSKYQNRRTMSSSDRAMMNAFKEITTMADRINLLRNIVDRTNNLFKQVYEQKSLKGRANDAIASACLYIACRQEGVPRTFKEICAVSRISKKEIGRFFKLILKALETSVDLITTGDFMSRFCSNLCLPKQAQMAATHIAHKVVGLDLVPERSLISVVAAAIYMASQASAEKRTQKEIGDIAGVADVTIRQSYRLIYPRAPDLFPTDFKFDTPVDKLPQL